The following proteins are encoded in a genomic region of Pungitius pungitius chromosome 19, fPunPun2.1, whole genome shotgun sequence:
- the pld1b gene encoding phospholipase D1, producing MQRQPEPTSSTLQLVANDLTGIMETLDSRELDLGDGEYDTTDAHGSAERLPFAAVYHTVAFKDPEAHVFLSSPVTAKILEVERFTKNQDRFNVTAQRSVNKSLPAVFKIEMKHGEFTWLVKRKEKHFMELHRELRTYKTFMKLPLPTRSHTVRRLSAARCEVKPIPNLPRGGGDELERDGQVSSRRKQLEDYLNNLLKMPMYRNYHATMEFIDISQLSFIHDLGPKGLEGMVLKRSGGHRVPGLNCCGRSRVCYRWSKRWLVVKDSFLLYMKPDSGAVSFVMLFDKEFSIKMDSRDTETKHGIRIDSLSRSLVLKCSSYRHARWWGQAIEGFVQKHGAAFLKDHRFGSFAREEVNIPSKWYVNGKTYMEDVADALEEATEEIFITDWWLSPEIFLKRPVVEGNRWRLDFILNRKAQQGVRIFVMLYKEVELALGINSEYSKRTLLTLHPNIKVMRHPDHVSSVVYLWAHHEKIIVVDQSVAFVGGIDLAYGRWDDREHRLTDVGSVTLSNLEQGEGGSSGAANSAAAVAQGNGRGLFTVTDSLDQPRLKGQGRTRRSRFSIRRHLQKHGLAHADSDSKLEEAERSCSTHSLPTDVGALLGNTRFWHGKDYCNFVYKDWIQLEKPFADFIDRHTTPRMPWHDISSVVHGKAARDVARHFIQRWNFTKLVKPKYRSLSYPYLLPKSHTTAAEQRYQVPGCTPARVQILRSASDWSAGIKYHEESIHNAYVHVIQSSRHFVYIENQFFISCADNKHVFNKIGDAIAERIIRAHNEGKKFRVYVVTPLLPGFEGDINTGGGSAIQAVMHFNYRTMNRGEHSIISQLQRAIGDTWMNYISIAGLRTHAELEGKLVTELIYVHSKMLIADDNTVIIGSANINDRSMLGKRDSEVAVIVEDSETVTGVMDGQEYQAGKYALQLRLECFRMILGANTDVSIDVSDPVSDHFYKEIWMSTCARNAAIYQKVFRSLPSSDVRSIVDLEGYLAEPGLDKDDPDRAREELQRVRGFLVQFPLQFLCEQNLLPPIGSKEAMVPMEVWT from the exons CGGCATCATGGAGACGCTGGACAGCCGCGAGCTGGACCTCGGGGACGGGGAGTACGACACGACCGACGCGCACGGCTCAG CCGAGCGCCTGCCCTTCGCGGCCGTCTACCACACGGTGGCCTTCAAGGACCCCGAGGCCCACGTCTTCCTGTCCTCGCCGGTCACGGCCAAGATCCTGGAGGTGGAGCGGTTCACCAAGAACCAGGACCGCTTCAACGTGACGGCGCAGAGGAGCGTCAACAAG TCACTACCGGCGGTGTTTAAGATCGAGATGAAACACGGCGAGTTCACCTGGCtggtgaagaggaaggagaagcacTTCATGGAGCTCCACAGGGAGCTGAGGACCTACAAGACCTTCATGAAGCTGCCGCTGCCCACGCGGAG ccacaCGGTCAGGAGGCTGTCGGCGGCGAGGTGCGAGGTGAAGCCCATCCCCAACCtgcccagaggaggaggagacgagctGGAGAGAGACGGCCAGGTCTCCAGCCGACGG AAACAACTGGAGGATTACCTGAACAACCTGCTGAAGATGCCGATGTACAGGAACTACCACGCCACG ATGGAGTTCATCGATATCAGCCAGCTGTCCTTCATCCACGACCTGGGACCGAAAGGCCT GGAAGGAATGGTTCTGAAGAGATCCGGAGGCCATCGGGTCCCCGGATTGAACTGCTGTGGTCGGAGCAGAGTGTGCTACCGCTGGTCCAAACG GTGGCTGGTGGTGAAGGACTCGTTCCTGCTCTACATGAAGCCCGACTCGGGCGCCGTCTCCTTCGTGATGCTCTTCGACAAAGAGTTCAGCATCAAGATGGACTCCAGAGACACGGAGACCAAACACGGAATCCGCATCGACAGCTTGTCCAG gtcgCTGGTGCTGAAGTGCAGCAGCTACAGACACGCCCGCTGGTGGGGTCAGGCCATCGAGGGCTTCGTCCAGAAACACGGCGCCGCCTTTCTCAAGGACCACCGCTTCGGCTCCTTCGCCAGGGAGGAAGTCAACATCCCCTCCAAATG GTATGTTAATGGAAAAACATACATGGAGGACGTGGCTGATGCTCTTGAAGAAGCCACAGAAGAAATCTTCATCACAGACTGgtg GTTGAGTCCGGAGATCTTCCTGAAGAGGCCGGTTGTCGAGGGCAACCGCTGGCGCCTGGACTTCATCCTGAACCGCAAAGCG CAACAAGGCGTGCGGATCTTCGTGATGCTGTACAAGGAGGTGGAGTTGGCGTTGGGCATCAACTCTGAGTACAGCAAGAGGACGCTGCTGACCCTTCACCCCAACATCAAG GTGATGCGTCACCCCGACCACGTCTCCTCCGTCGTCTACCTGTGGGCGCACCACGAGAAGATCATCGTCGTCGACCAATCCGTGGCCTTCGTGGGCGGGATCGACCTGGCGTACGGTCGCTGGGACGACCGGGAGCACCGGCTGACGGACGTGGGGAGCGTTACCCTCTCCAACCTGGAGCAG GGTGAAGGCGGCTCCTCCGGAGCGGCTAAcagcgccgccgccgtcgcCCAGGGCAACGGGAGAGGCCTCTTCACGGTGACGGACTCGCTGGACCAGCCGAGGCTGAAGGGTcaggggaggacgaggaggagccgGTTCAGCATCAGGAGACACCTGCAGAAACACGGACTCGCCCACGCCGACAGCGACAGCAAGTTGGAGGAGGCCGAGA GAAGCTGCTCGACGCACAGCCTGCCCACCGACGTCGGGGCGCTGCTGGGAAACACGCGCTTCTGGCACGGGAAGGACTACTGCAACTTCGTGTACAAGGACTGGATCCAGCTGGAAAAACCCTTCGCCG ATTTCATCGACAGACACACGACCCCCAGGATGCCGTGGCACGACATCTCCTCGGTGGTCCACGGGAAAGCTGCTCGGGACGTGGCCCGACACTTCATCCAGAGGTGGAACTTCaccaag CTGGTGAAGCCGAAGTACCGCTCTCTGTCGTACCCGTACCTGCTGCCCAAGTCCCACACCACGGCCGCAGAGCAGCGCTACCAGGTCCCCGGCTGCACGCCGGCCCGAGTGCAG ATCCTCCGCTCGGCCTCCGATTGGTCGGCTGGCATCAAGTACCACGAGGAGTCGATCCACAACGCCTACGTGCACGTCATCCAGAGCAGCCGCCACTTTGTCTACATCGAG AATCAGTTCTTCATCAGCTGTGCAGACAACAAACACGTCTTCAACAAGATCGGAGACGCCATAGCCGAGCGCATCATCAGAGCACACAA TGAGGGGAAGAAGTTCCGCGTGTACGTGGTGACGCCGCTGCTGCCGGGCTTCGAAGGAGACATCAACACCGGGGGGGGCAGCGCCATCCAGGCCGTCATGCACTTCAActacag GACCATGAACCGAGGAGAACACTCCATCATCTCCCAGCTGCAGAGAGCGA taGGCGACACGTGGATGAACTACATCTCCATCGCCGGCCTGCGGACCCACGCCGAGCTGGAGGGGAAGCTGGTCACCGAGCTCATCTACGTGCACAGCAAAATGCTCATCGCCGACGACAACACCGTCATCATCG GGTCGGCCAACATCAACGACAGGAGCATGCTGGGAAAGAGGGACAGCGAGGTGGCGGTGATCGTGGAGGACTCGGAGACGGTTACCGGGGTGATGGACGGGCAGGAGTACCAGGCTGGAAAATACGCCCTGCAGCTGCGCCTCGAGTGCTTCAG gatGATTTTGGGTGCCAACACGGACGTGTCCATCGACGTGTCGGATCCCGTCAGCGACCATTTCTACAAGGAGATCTGGATGTCGACCTGCGCTCGAAACGCCGCCATCTACCAGAAG GTCTTCAGAAGTCTTCCGTCCAGCGACGTCCGCAGCATCGTGGATCTGGAGGGCTACCTCGCCGAGCCGGGCCTGGACAAGGACGACCCGGACCGGGCTCgcgaggagctgcagagggtcCGCGGCTTCCTGGTCCAGTTCCCGCTGCAGTTCCTGTGCGAGCAGAACCTGCTGCCCCCCATCGGCTCCAAGGAGGCCATGGTGCCCATGGAGGTCTGGACCTGA